A genome region from Haloarcula sp. H-GB4 includes the following:
- a CDS encoding DNA cytosine methyltransferase: MSSQGLSYVDLFAGAGGLSLGLEKAGFDLVHAVEVDDDARSTFARNRDEVKAEEMTMDIRDVDTSEITDLVGHDTVDLVAGGPPCQGFSEVVSPDGSDDRNHLFTYFIQWVNELQPEAALFENVRGMENTDDGRFLDAVKESFNNIGYEVTPHVVTASDFGVPQHRRRLIVLAFKGSAPAHSIDGFEIDPVETPGVMDGIGDLPHVGAGKEATAYDSDPETVLQQDLRNGNEELTLHQAANHTDDMVEMISHISDGGNRSEIPDELAPSSGYHNSYSRLDSREPAVAITSNMSKPSSARCIHPFQDRGLTPREGARLQTFPDWYRFDGGLVSVRQQIGNAVPPYLSESLGYYLKEAVYGFELDSNDRERINTLRSGSLNLEQFNDGHTDIGGPMKQMTLDNL; the protein is encoded by the coding sequence ATGAGCTCTCAGGGACTGAGTTACGTCGATTTGTTTGCCGGTGCTGGTGGGCTGTCGCTGGGCCTTGAGAAAGCCGGATTCGACCTCGTGCACGCTGTCGAAGTCGACGACGATGCGCGGTCAACGTTCGCACGCAACCGCGACGAAGTCAAGGCCGAAGAGATGACGATGGATATCCGCGATGTTGATACTTCTGAGATTACAGACCTCGTGGGACATGACACGGTTGACTTGGTTGCCGGTGGGCCGCCATGCCAGGGATTCTCAGAAGTCGTTAGTCCCGATGGCTCCGATGATCGGAACCATCTCTTCACTTATTTCATCCAGTGGGTAAACGAACTTCAACCCGAGGCAGCGCTTTTCGAGAACGTCCGTGGAATGGAGAACACCGACGACGGTCGATTCCTAGACGCTGTTAAGGAATCGTTCAACAACATCGGTTACGAGGTGACACCACACGTCGTGACTGCATCGGACTTCGGGGTCCCGCAGCACCGCCGACGTCTAATCGTACTCGCATTCAAGGGTAGCGCTCCAGCTCACTCAATCGATGGGTTCGAGATTGATCCCGTTGAGACTCCCGGGGTGATGGACGGGATCGGCGATCTTCCGCACGTAGGCGCTGGAAAAGAAGCGACAGCGTACGATTCAGATCCGGAAACGGTTCTCCAGCAAGACCTTCGGAACGGGAATGAAGAGTTGACACTCCATCAGGCAGCCAACCACACCGATGATATGGTTGAGATGATTTCGCACATCTCCGATGGCGGTAACCGGAGTGAGATTCCAGACGAGTTGGCTCCTTCCTCAGGATATCATAACTCCTACTCCAGGCTGGACTCTCGGGAGCCCGCAGTTGCCATCACCTCAAATATGTCGAAGCCCTCGAGCGCTCGCTGTATCCATCCGTTCCAAGATCGTGGGCTCACACCACGCGAAGGGGCTCGACTCCAAACGTTCCCCGACTGGTACCGCTTCGACGGTGGTCTGGTCTCTGTACGACAACAGATAGGCAACGCGGTTCCCCCATACTTGAGCGAGTCACTCGGGTATTATCTTAAAGAAGCTGTCTACGGCTTTGAGTTGGATTCAAATGACAGAGAGAGAATAAATACTCTGCGATCCGGCTCGCTCAATCTTGAGCAGTTCAATGATGGGCACACCGATATTGGCGGCCCAATGAAACAAATGACGCTGGACAATCTCTGA
- a CDS encoding winged helix-turn-helix domain-containing protein, which translates to MRKSGAWMTIWDDRIMEFLSENGAASVGDITESVKVSNATVSRRCRKLADYALLRPIGNGVYDITERGEKYLNGEINTYDD; encoded by the coding sequence ATGCGAAAATCTGGGGCGTGGATGACAATCTGGGACGACCGCATTATGGAATTCTTGAGCGAGAATGGTGCAGCCTCTGTCGGAGACATCACTGAATCAGTTAAGGTTTCGAATGCAACGGTCTCGCGTCGATGTCGAAAATTGGCTGACTACGCTCTATTGCGACCGATTGGAAATGGGGTCTACGATATTACAGAACGTGGAGAAAAGTATTTGAATGGCGAAATAAATACATATGACGATTAG